The window AAGTAAGAATGATTTTCTGATTTTCCGTATATCTCGGCATTAATCTATTGTCTGCCAGACCATTATTATGCATCAAACAATTTCGTATATCATTTACATCTCTAAGATCATTCAGGATATTGATTGTTAACCCTTTTAAGTTCTTCTCTAGAAACTTTATCTTATCTACAAAGATTAGCCTTCGGGCTTGTTCTTGAGCACAAAAGTCAATTAAATTATCTCCTTTTTCTTTTACCGTCCTTAGATTCACTTTAATCTCATTCTTGTTAGGATACTTTATAAGGATTTTGATGATTGCTTTAGTTATAAAGTCTTCGAAGTGCGTGAAACCTAACAATAGCGCTGATGTTGTAATATGATTTAAATAGTTTTCATATTTATAATCGTATAACTGTTCAATTGTTAACCCAAGCTTAAATCGATCATGTGTTTTTATCTGCTTATATATGTGTTCATCGGAAACATCAAGAAAGCCAATTAATAAATCTAATTGATTTATTAGGTAGTCGAGATCTGTCATAATATTTGTAATTAGATCTAGAAATCGGTCATAATCTGTTCAGTAGTTGTAATGCGAGAATACAGCCTCTCTATTTCTAAAAGTGGTGCTGAATTGGCAAATGCCTCACGCAAGGAAGCGATGAATTCGTTAATTTCACTTTCATCATTAACTATAATATACTTTATGTCCTTCGGTTCAAATTTCAACCTCAAATGGCCTATATTAGCATTAAGCTGAGACTTCTTTTCTTCAGTTAGTACAGCGCCTTTAAGAAGTATTTGACCTGCCAGTTCGCGGCTCGGAACATATCGCCATTCTTTCTCATCGGCAAACCTGTAACTTGAATTATTTACCTCGCCTCGAATTAGTTCTCCTTCATAATTCTTCATATAACGAATAACGTCTACGATTTTATATTCCAAATCTGTTAAATCAGCGATCATCTTTCCATTAAACATTGCATAGAAAGAACTATGAAATCCTGCGCCTAAAGTAGATTGACTATCGATATAAAGTACAGGATTAAGGCCGTTTGCTTGGGCCCACTCTCTTTTTAAACCTATACCATATCCTCCGTATTTCGTAATGTGTTCTTTCATTTCTGATAACGGAATGTCGCAAAAGCTAACCATCGGTATTGAATAATGAAGTGCACCATTAGGAGTCACAACATTCTCTAAGCAATATTTCACTTTAAATCCCTCTTTGAGTATTCCTTTTAGACTGTCAGCACTATTTGTAAAGTGCATTATAGAGTTTGAACTTAACCCCATATTAAAGTTTATTCAAATCAACATCATAACCAGAATTCCGAAGCTCTTTCGCAATATCAAACTGCCAGTGCGAACTATTCATACTAATATAAACAACGCCAGATATATCATTCGGTGTTTCAATATCCCCTTTGACTAAAGCACAGACCTTATCTCTCCCAATTTTACCGATTAAATACCCATGTTCAAATACTACGTTTTGGCGAGCCCTTGATTTGAGAGAATCAGTTGTTTTGCCTCCTAAATCGCACGGTGTATAGAGTACGATGCCAAATCCGACATTTGAATAGTGCTCTATCTTTTCAATAATAGTCTTTCCGGAGCTTGCCTGCTCATGCAATATGATTGGTTTGAATCCTAGTCTTTCAATAAAACGAGCTGTCTCTGCTTTGGCTAAATCATCATGACCATGAACTATGAACACTTCTCCGGTAGAAACCTCTCTCGCAACTTTAGTTGGTATGTTGGTAATTTCCTTTTCTGACTTAATAAGTTCTGCCTTTGCCAATAATGATTTTAAGCTAGATAGTTTATAGTTAATCAAATTCCTTTTTGTCTGAAGCTGATCATTTCTTACCTCTCCCATTTGCCCCATAAAAGTATATCCGGCATCGTTGTAGGATTCAACATAAGTATTATCGGGATAGTTAAAAACCTGTTTTAACATTTCAAAGTTGTAATCATTCCAGATGTCAACATCATTTTCGAGTGTAGTATAATCCTCTTGACTTACAATTTGACGAGTATGCAATTCTTCGCCAATTCTTATTCTTTCAGTTAACTTACTTTTGAATTCCTCATTGGTAATTGTTAATATAAAGATTCTTGGGGGTTGTGGGCTTGTATTTTTCTTTGTGGCCATTTTATATCAAATAATAATAATATCATTAAATCATCAAAGTATTCAAGCTAAATCTTAGATATACCTTTCTGTTTGCTAGACAGATCACTGCATAAAATTTGAATCTAAGCCGATTACATTTAACTGTTAGGCTAAATACGAAGAATAGAGCATGATGAGATAATTTAGCACTGAAAATTACCAATAACATTTATTAATTGCAAATAATTGATGCTCACCGCCTGCGAACTGAGAAAATGTGTGAGAACTGGTAGCTGCAAAGCAGCGAGGTTCGATCTATGTTTTAACACAAGCGTAGCGCAGCATTTTCGATTGCGCAGGTGAGCAAGACTAGGAGCCTGACTAGATTTATCCAGGATAAAGCGAAGTAAAATCCTAGATAAAGATAGAGAGAAGGCTCATGAAGCCATCCGCTTTGCCAAAATTAAAACCATGACAGTGCGCAGCAATGGCGTGTGTTTTAAGTGGCATTAGACATGGCGGAATACCGATCTCCCTAATCGGGTTTGCACTGCCTCAACCGATATACCACTTCCTAAAGTAACAGCAGAAACGTTAAAGTGTGCTGATCGTTGCCAAACCAAGGAATTAAAGACTAAACCATTCCTTTCTCCGCGTAAGCCGCTAATTGGGGAGAGGAATGGATTTAGGATGAAATAAATTCTACCCTAAACGCTATATGGTATTTTGGTTACAGTATTGGTAGTTATAACTTTTTATTGTCATTCCAATATTTCAGGAAGCCATTACCAATAGTCGTAATTTTATAGAAAGCATAATCACTTGTCCTTGGCTTCACCTCATCTAATGTAATTATTCCCTCTCTTGTCAATAACTTTGTAATTGGTGATTCCATATTAATCGATCTACCCGTTAATATATTATCAACTAACATATCTATGATATTAAAATCTGAAAGTTCCTTCAATTCAGAAACAATTCTATTTTGAGACTTTGCGGGGATGTAATCATCTAACATTTCTGAAGGATGATAATTAGCTAATCTGTCTGAAATTTTATCCCTTTCATTTTGTGCATTTACCTTTGCAATTCTTTCTTCTTCTAATCTACCTTGCAATTGTTTAACAACCTCTTCCAAAGATTTGTAGTCTCTTTTTAGCACTATACTGCTCTTATCGGTAATCTTAGCTAGATATGGTATAACAAATTTATCATATGTATCCGTAATAAGCCTACCTAGTGTTAACATACAATAAGTTGAAACAAGCACTAAAAACGTGATTGCCACAACGATTAATAAATTGGGAACAAATGCTTGTGTCTGATAGTGATCTGCAATGTATTTAAGCTTTTTATCTAAAGTAAATCCTTTATCGAAATTAAATAATCCATATACTAACGTCCAGTTCCTAATTATCCAAACAACCAGAAGTGTCCCTAAGAATGGGTTTGTTGTTCGCTCCTTAATATTATCGAGCATTGAGTTGAGAGTATCCTTAACCATTTAGATGTATTTTAAAACCAATTATAATAAAAAAGAGCCACATTACATGGCTCTTATGGTGTTTGATAATCTAATTCTATTTTAAAGTGTCAATTGAGTCTGTCCATCAATTATTATTCTATAATAGAATACGCCATTATGTTTAATCTCCTTTCTATGGCTTACTAAAAGATATTGGTTCTTATTTACTAAATAGTACTTCTGGTATTTAAAAACCGTACCATTATCTGTACGCGAATAGATTCCTTGGTTCTTAATCTCAAAGTTCTTGACGCTATTGCCTTTCTTATATAGCAACTGATTACCATCAATTGTTATTGTGAAACTATCCTCGTACCAGTTCTGATCTGTTCCCAAGGTGTATTTTCCGTAGTATGCATTAGAACTTTGTTTAGATAAGATTACTGGTTTATATTCTATTGCCGTTGCCATTAACGGTGTAAAATTCATTACAATAATGCAGGTGACGAGTATTAATAATAAGGTTTTTCTCATGATAACTAATCGTTAAATAGTCTTTTAATAAACTTAAATGCAAAGTATATGAATACTCCGAGCACAATTAAAGATGCTATTGCTTCCATATCTTATTTACAATTAAATGTGTTAATTATTGTATATCCTTTATTATCACTAGCCTTCATTGTTACCTTCGTAATGTTACCATTGGTATCTTTCTCATAACTAAAACCTTCAGTATAAGCAGCACCATTGTATGAAACACTAGCAATTTCATATTTACTTCCCTTACCAAAATAGCTTCTTAGTATGCCTTTGTAAAATGTAGGTAAATCACTATCCATATTGTTAAAGTAATTGCCCATTGTTAAAAAGCCTCCATATACGATGTTAATTGTTAAAGTTGGACTAACGATTTTGGTTAGATTACCATCTGTAAAGGTGTACTTAGTAGATACTGTAGAACTGTTTAAAAGATTGGTACGGATCGATTCTATTAAATAACCCTCTGTATTATAAGTATAGTCTATCTTATAATCGCCTGCCATTTGAGTTTCCGTTGTAACTCTACCTTGGGTATTTAAAGTGTAGGTATAAGTGCGACTATAATTGCCATCTTTTACAACTTTAGTGATTTGTGTCGATGTATAAGTGTAGGTTTCTTGATAGTCTTCGCTATCATATACAACCTTACTAACTTTGCCATCACTATTATAAGTATAGAGGATTTTACCTGTATCACTACCAGTTGAATAGCTGCTTTGACTTAGTTGGCAGTTTGATTGTGGCTGTACTTCTTCATCTGAAGTACCTTTTTTGCATGAAGCTACGATTAGCGTAGTGGCTAAGAGCATTAAACTTAGAGATTTTCTCATATCTGATTGAGTTTTTGATTATCGGTAGTCCCAATCCGATAAGTTTATAAACACGAAAGCGTAGGGAACTGTACCTTACCTGCATTCAGAAGCTCCTAGGAGGGCTTATTGCAACAGAGGACAGCACCTACGCTTTTGCGCAGGCGTTGCTTTTCTCCGTTCTTGTTGCAATGTTTGAATTTTCCTAGGATTCCTGATATGCAAGAACTGATAGCTACGCTAATATTCTATATATGTAAATGTTATTTTCTCTCTATAATGTCATGTTTATGGTGTAAAGATAATAACGGATTTTAAATATAGGAGCATTACTGCTCCCATATTTTAATTTACTTCTGTTGATTTCTCAACAGTGTGTAGCGAGACATAATTAGTTTCGCCCTCGGCTATCCTGCGATAAAAAAAGTTATGTAACTGATCAGCAGGTTGAAATGTAACTCTTAATGAGTATTCAATCCCTTTTGTATTATCATGTGATTCTGTTACCTGATAAGCGTACCGCAATAATTGATTGGTTAAGTTGCTGCCGAATTTAGTTAAGGATTCTAGTCCTAAGTCAATAAACATAAATGATCTACCATCTTTAGGACTGATCGAAAGTGTTATGTTCCAATGAAATGAAAGATGTTCCTTCACTAAATTAGTATTATGTTCATTTAATGTGTGGTCTATTTCAGCGTACATTCTGAATTTAGGTAGATCAAATCGATCCATCAGCGAAATAGCTTTACTTACAATTAAAGTATAAGCTCTCTCAACTTCCTTGTTGGTTAAAAGCAATTCAGAATCTACCATTACGAAATTGGTTTTTAATTGTTGTTGTTTTCTTGTTTGTTTCATGATTTTAAGATTTAAATGGTTATAAATTGGTGTAAATAAAAAAAGCATCCTCATTGGGATGCCTTACTATTAGAATTCGTTAAGATTTACTGGTAAGCCTTAATTATCAAGGGTTAGATTCTGGTTGGTAATCGGGCTATTACAGTTTTATTTTTAAATGTTGGTCTCTTACCATATAAAGGTAATGCTAGGGAAATCACTTTAATTCGTTCAAAAGCCGGGGGCTTGTAGTGATAGAGAGCTGGGGTGCTCTTTACAGACTGGATTTGGGATTTCAAAAATAAAATTCAATTTAACATAGAATGACCTAGCTAGAATAGCCAGGTCATTAGGATAATTATAATAATAGCACCAATTCTAAATTAAGGTTGTTAAAATATAACACTTCAATAAAAACTGGTTCATTAATCATCAAGTGTAAACTTAGGATTGGTTAGTTTTATGCACCATTGTCTTTCCCCATGAATCACTTTTTGATATCTTGCAGAAATAGTAAAATATCTAGATAGTATTTGAGCTGTCGTTCCTGTTAGCCCATATTTCTTCTTTAAACCAATTACTTTGGCATTTACAATCTTGTAGGGTAAATCCTGATTGATATTAAAAGCATTTAAAACATCCTTTATTACTGGGATATCTGTAAACTTATCACTAACTTCTTTTGCCTTAATTAAGGTATTTAATTGGCTAAATTTATAATTTGCCTTGACAATCATAGTTTTACCATGCTTTAAATATGATTGTACCATTTCTGGGTATTTTGAATTTAATTCATTAGTAACCTCTATTCTATTATCAATTATAAATGTACCTGGGGTCATTTTGAATCCATCTAATTGTTCAACTACTGCTTTAAAGAGATCAACGTCATTCCTAGCTCTCTCTCTTTTAAGGCGATCTTGATCTGATGAAGTGTAGATTACTGACGAATCACTCACCTTGAAATTTGGTAATTCGTTGTATTTTGCTAGTAAGATAGCTGCGCTTGAATAATAACTGCTTACCATTTGTTCATCCAAACTATTGTCAATACTGAAATAATTAGTTTGATCGGTATTCACTATTACGTATTTCTTACTTGGCAGAGCTTTTAAAGCACTTTCATAAGCGATTCGAGCACCACTATTTACCAGAGAAGATTCTTTAAACGTATAAATTGTCTTGTAAGCTTCTAAACCTCCCTCAATGAATTTAAGTGCCATTTCTCTAGATTGATATTCTATGTCTGGGTTAATATTAGTGATATGAATTGCCTTGTTTATTCCATTTCGAAACCTCCCTATTGCTTGAATACTTTCTGTTGCAGGATCAAATATGCTCTGCCCTGCAAAGAACAAATCAGTTAAAAGAATAACATTAGGCTTAATATCCAGATCAATGTCTACTGCACTGTAAAACCTAGAGGTAAAGAAATTGTATTTAGCTAATGGCTTTAGCTCTGAAGTTGCATTTGGGAACTTTAACTTGTTCCTAAGCTTTTTCACGCTATCTTCTCCACAAAACACTTGACTCTCACTTTCAATCTTTAAATGTTTAATCAAGCTAAGTATGCCATCTGTTGAATTCATAAAGAAACAATAGTGGGTATGGACGTTTTCTTTTAAGTAATCTCGAACCCTATATATAATGTTGTTAGTTATGGCAATCTCAATTGCTTTAGAGTATTGAAACTTGGGTTGGAATATTACGTGTTCAAACCCATATTCTTCAAATCTTGGGTCACTGGGTAGAATTGGTGTAGCTGAAATCATTGAGCGCTCAGCATATCTAAAGAAATCATTGATTGGTTCAACAATCGATTTCCTATAGGAAACATCCTGTACAATCTTCTCCGATTCATCAAATAATAAGAAGAAATCCTTATGGCGGATAAACTTTTCAGCTACTTTAGGGTTTTCAAACGCTTTCACTAGCTTTTTGTAAGATTCAGGTGTTACCATAATGTTTTTAAATGATACGTCGCCTAGTAGGTAATCAACTATTGCATTAACGTCATTAAATGGATAATAAACTCCCAAAACTTCAAGTTTATATTCTTCCATCATCTTCTTAACCTTTCCGACAATCACAGGTACATTTGGTACTATTATGATGCTGTTTCGTTTGCTTAAAAGCTCTGCTGTCGTACCGCCTCCCCCTGGGTATCTTTTGTTTATAAATGCATTAGCTGGCAGAAAAGCGCACAGGTTTGCTATAAATTGGCCTTTGCCAATATAGATTGTTCTAGTTTTCATTAGTTATCTAAAATTAAAAAGGAGAGGCATTAGCCTCTCCTCGATTAACTTATTTACCTTCCTCTCGGATTTTCGTTGGAATTTGTGGAGTGAATTCTCCGGTATTATTCATGAAATCGAATAATAAAGTTTCAACATCATCGGTTGGGTCAATCGATAGTGAAGTAGTTCCGTTAGCGAATTGGAACTCCACAAAGATCTTTGATTGATTCTGCTTATTTATGTAAGCACGGTGCTGAACACCAACACAGTTAAATAGGTTTGTTTTTAAAGTCTGAAGATTAACTTCATGACTAAATCGTTGCTGATTAACACGAGCAACTCTCGGGTTTAAGGTTGGCATATGCCTATGAAATTTAATTGTTGCTGAATTGCAACCTTACAAATCTCAATATGTTAGAGTAAACCGATGTTAGTCTAAACTATTACTACAAACTATT is drawn from Pedobacter sp. HDW13 and contains these coding sequences:
- a CDS encoding abortive infection system antitoxin AbiGi family protein yields the protein MHFTNSADSLKGILKEGFKVKYCLENVVTPNGALHYSIPMVSFCDIPLSEMKEHITKYGGYGIGLKREWAQANGLNPVLYIDSQSTLGAGFHSSFYAMFNGKMIADLTDLEYKIVDVIRYMKNYEGELIRGEVNNSSYRFADEKEWRYVPSRELAGQILLKGAVLTEEKKSQLNANIGHLRLKFEPKDIKYIIVNDESEINEFIASLREAFANSAPLLEIERLYSRITTTEQIMTDF
- a CDS encoding TIR domain-containing protein; the protein is MATKKNTSPQPPRIFILTITNEEFKSKLTERIRIGEELHTRQIVSQEDYTTLENDVDIWNDYNFEMLKQVFNYPDNTYVESYNDAGYTFMGQMGEVRNDQLQTKRNLINYKLSSLKSLLAKAELIKSEKEITNIPTKVAREVSTGEVFIVHGHDDLAKAETARFIERLGFKPIILHEQASSGKTIIEKIEHYSNVGFGIVLYTPCDLGGKTTDSLKSRARQNVVFEHGYLIGKIGRDKVCALVKGDIETPNDISGVVYISMNSSHWQFDIAKELRNSGYDVDLNKL
- a CDS encoding DUF4595 domain-containing protein; the protein is MRKSLSLMLLATTLIVASCKKGTSDEEVQPQSNCQLSQSSYSTGSDTGKILYTYNSDGKVSKVVYDSEDYQETYTYTSTQITKVVKDGNYSRTYTYTLNTQGRVTTETQMAGDYKIDYTYNTEGYLIESIRTNLLNSSTVSTKYTFTDGNLTKIVSPTLTINIVYGGFLTMGNYFNNMDSDLPTFYKGILRSYFGKGSKYEIASVSYNGAAYTEGFSYEKDTNGNITKVTMKASDNKGYTIINTFNCK